From Phreatobacter oligotrophus, a single genomic window includes:
- a CDS encoding helix-turn-helix transcriptional regulator — translation MQDDLYLTTDEAAAYLRLKERKLYELVAEEAIPCSKVTGKWLFPRAALDRWVAAGLARPAGFVAEAPPPIVGGSHDPLLEWALRQSGSGLALLSEGSEAGLDRLERNEVAAAGIHLHGTGDDETANAAAVAARSGLHDAVVLGFARREQGFLVAPGNPLTIGSLADVDRRTARIGLRPAGAGAQLLLEAIAARAEIPLDRLTRSATPYPTGPDLAVAIRAGEIDCGIATRAVADLNGLGFVPLTWERFDLVLRRRSYFEPAFQRLTAFLRQPAFAARAAALGGYDVAEAGVVRLNR, via the coding sequence ATGCAGGATGATCTGTACCTCACGACGGACGAGGCCGCGGCCTATCTCCGCCTCAAGGAGCGCAAGCTCTATGAACTGGTCGCGGAGGAGGCGATCCCCTGTTCCAAGGTGACGGGCAAGTGGCTCTTTCCCCGCGCCGCGCTCGACCGCTGGGTCGCCGCGGGCCTTGCCCGGCCCGCCGGCTTCGTGGCCGAGGCACCGCCGCCCATCGTCGGCGGCAGCCATGATCCGCTACTCGAATGGGCGCTGCGGCAGTCCGGCTCGGGCCTCGCGCTGCTGTCGGAGGGCTCGGAGGCGGGCCTCGACCGGCTGGAGCGCAACGAGGTGGCCGCCGCCGGCATCCACCTCCACGGGACCGGCGACGACGAGACCGCCAATGCGGCGGCGGTGGCGGCGCGGTCCGGCCTCCACGATGCGGTGGTGCTCGGCTTCGCCCGGCGCGAACAGGGCTTCCTCGTCGCGCCCGGCAATCCGCTTACCATCGGGTCGCTCGCCGATGTCGACCGCCGCACGGCGCGGATCGGGCTGAGGCCCGCCGGCGCCGGGGCGCAACTGCTGCTGGAGGCCATCGCCGCCAGGGCCGAGATCCCGCTCGACCGGCTGACGCGGTCGGCGACCCCCTACCCCACCGGGCCGGACCTCGCGGTGGCCATCCGCGCCGGCGAGATCGATTGCGGCATCGCCACACGCGCCGTCGCCGACCTCAACGGCCTCGGCTTCGTGCCGCTGACCTGGGAGCGCTTCGACCTCGTGCTGCGCCGGCGCAGCTATTTCGAGCCGGCCTTCCAGAGGCTGACGGCCTTCCTGCGCCAGCCGGCCTTCGCCGCACGGGCCGCGGCGCTTGGCGGTTATGACGTCGCAGAGGCCGGCGTCGTCCGGCTCAACCGGTGA
- a CDS encoding molybdopterin biosynthesis protein — MTSSALVQDQFLKVLSREEAIARFRGALELRPLGAESVRLEGLVGRVLAETVAAPVDAPPFDRSVVDGFAVLASDVAGASEESPAWLALTPETIACGTQPRLPVIAGHATPIATGGPIPRGADAVVMIEHTRFENGRLAVMRASAPGQNISFAGSDIARGETLLRRGTLLGSREVGMLAAVGAAEAKVWRKPRVAVISTGDELVAPGEALRPAAIYDSNGPIVAAALEENGCEPVRFGAIPDVATALAAAIREAHATCDAVILSGGTSKGAGDLTYTMVESLGWPGIIAHGVALKPGKPLCLAVCEGKPVVILPGFPTSAMFTFHDIVAPVLRILAGLPERAEIGVPARVPTRIPSDLGRTEFVMVALAEGPEGRVAHPVGKGSGAVTAFAQADGFLTIDALSDALPAGTQTEVTLFAPHIAAPSLTIMGSHCVGLDAVIDRLSDRGLTARSLALGSLGGLSALKRGECDIAPIHLLDPQSGTYNTPFLGEGLRLVPGWRRMQGLVHRADDPRFAGVGSVDDLVARALADPDCLMVNRNQGAGTRVLIDLLLKGAKPPGYWNQPRSHNAVAAAVAQERADWGMTIAPVAAAAGLAFLPHAEEHYDFAVSATPRGEALAAFEAAVTEAAADLKRIGFTPAGKG, encoded by the coding sequence ATGACCTCCTCAGCCCTCGTCCAGGACCAGTTCCTCAAAGTGCTCTCGCGCGAGGAGGCCATTGCCCGCTTCCGCGGCGCCCTGGAGCTCCGCCCGCTCGGGGCGGAGAGCGTGCGGCTGGAAGGGCTCGTCGGGCGGGTGCTGGCCGAGACGGTGGCAGCCCCCGTCGATGCACCGCCCTTCGACCGCTCGGTGGTCGACGGCTTCGCGGTGCTGGCCTCCGACGTCGCGGGAGCGAGCGAGGAGAGCCCCGCCTGGCTCGCCCTGACCCCTGAGACCATCGCCTGCGGGACGCAACCACGCCTGCCGGTCATCGCCGGCCATGCCACCCCCATCGCCACCGGCGGACCGATCCCGCGCGGCGCCGACGCGGTGGTGATGATCGAGCACACGCGCTTCGAGAACGGCCGCCTCGCGGTCATGCGCGCTTCGGCGCCGGGGCAGAACATATCCTTTGCCGGCTCGGACATCGCCCGCGGCGAGACGCTGCTGCGGCGCGGCACCCTCCTCGGCTCGCGCGAGGTGGGGATGCTCGCCGCCGTCGGTGCGGCGGAGGCCAAGGTCTGGCGCAAGCCGCGCGTCGCGGTGATCTCCACCGGCGACGAACTCGTCGCGCCGGGCGAGGCGCTGCGGCCTGCCGCCATCTACGATTCCAACGGCCCCATCGTCGCCGCCGCGCTGGAGGAGAACGGCTGCGAGCCCGTCCGCTTCGGCGCCATTCCCGACGTCGCGACGGCACTGGCCGCGGCGATCCGGGAGGCCCATGCCACCTGCGATGCCGTCATCCTCTCCGGCGGCACGTCGAAGGGCGCGGGCGACCTCACCTACACCATGGTGGAAAGCCTCGGCTGGCCCGGCATCATCGCCCATGGCGTGGCGCTGAAACCCGGCAAGCCGCTTTGCCTGGCGGTCTGCGAGGGCAAGCCGGTGGTCATCCTGCCGGGCTTCCCGACCTCGGCCATGTTCACCTTCCATGACATCGTCGCGCCGGTGCTACGCATCCTCGCCGGCCTGCCCGAGCGCGCGGAGATCGGCGTGCCGGCACGGGTGCCGACGCGCATCCCCTCGGATCTCGGCCGCACCGAGTTCGTCATGGTGGCGCTGGCGGAGGGGCCGGAAGGCCGCGTCGCCCACCCTGTCGGCAAGGGCTCCGGGGCGGTGACCGCCTTCGCCCAGGCCGACGGCTTCCTCACCATCGACGCGCTGAGCGATGCCCTGCCGGCCGGCACCCAGACCGAGGTGACGCTGTTCGCCCCGCATATCGCCGCGCCGTCGCTCACCATCATGGGCAGCCATTGCGTCGGCCTCGACGCGGTGATCGACCGGCTCTCCGACCGCGGCCTCACCGCCCGGTCGCTGGCGCTGGGCAGCCTCGGCGGCCTCTCGGCACTGAAGCGCGGCGAATGCGACATTGCGCCGATCCACCTGCTCGATCCGCAGAGCGGCACCTACAACACGCCCTTCCTCGGCGAGGGCCTGCGGCTGGTGCCGGGCTGGCGGCGGATGCAGGGGCTCGTGCATCGCGCCGACGATCCGCGCTTTGCGGGTGTCGGCTCGGTGGACGACCTGGTCGCCCGGGCGCTGGCCGATCCCGACTGCCTGATGGTGAACCGCAACCAGGGCGCCGGCACGCGGGTGCTGATCGACCTCCTGCTCAAGGGCGCCAAGCCGCCGGGCTACTGGAACCAGCCGCGCTCGCACAATGCGGTGGCCGCGGCGGTGGCGCAGGAGCGCGCCGACTGGGGCATGACCATCGCGCCGGTCGCGGCGGCCGCGGGTCTCGCCTTCCTGCCCCATGCCGAGGAACATTACGACTTCGCGGTCTCCGCCACGCCGCGCGGCGAGGCGCTCGCCGCCTTCGAGGCGGCGGTGACGGAGGCGGCGGCGGATCTCAAGCGCATCGGCTTCACGCCGGCCGGCAAGGGCTGA
- a CDS encoding MgtC/SapB family protein: MTDTVWGFVRDAQALQHLVALAIAYLLALPIGWDREQEERSAGLRTFPLVAIACCGFVQAAELRYGTHPDAMGKIVEGLITGVGFIGGGAILKMRNSVRGTATAASLWATGAIGTAVGLGAWAVALLLTVLTVMTLRLLTPLKVEDTNAAPEDHETGPPGGER; encoded by the coding sequence ATGACGGACACGGTCTGGGGTTTCGTGCGCGATGCGCAGGCTCTGCAGCATCTCGTCGCGCTGGCCATCGCCTATCTGCTGGCCCTGCCCATCGGCTGGGATCGCGAGCAGGAGGAGCGCAGCGCCGGCCTTCGCACCTTCCCGCTGGTCGCCATCGCCTGCTGCGGCTTCGTGCAGGCGGCGGAGCTGCGCTATGGGACCCACCCCGATGCCATGGGCAAGATCGTCGAGGGCCTGATCACCGGCGTCGGATTCATCGGCGGCGGCGCCATCCTGAAGATGCGCAATTCGGTCCGCGGCACCGCGACGGCGGCGAGCCTCTGGGCGACGGGTGCCATCGGCACCGCCGTCGGCCTCGGGGCCTGGGCCGTGGCCCTGCTCCTCACCGTGCTGACCGTCATGACCCTGCGCCTACTGACGCCGCTCAAGGTCGAGGACACGAACGCCGCCCCGGAGGACCACGAGACGGGTCCGCCGGGGGGCGAGCGGTAG
- a CDS encoding amidase, whose translation MTLAMSWSEWAAHDGVALADRVRKGEVTPAELAAQAAAAIARLNPALDAVVEVFDDVVADPLKDGMNAAGPFAGVPYLMKDLGPTLKGRRQEMGSQLMQGNVAAADSHLTRKIRAAGLNLMGRSTTPEFGVCSSAENAISVTRNPWDTAYTTCGSSAGTAAMVAAGALPLSHGTDGGGSIRIPAGVNGLIGLKPSRGVFSIAPGGSDLASIVSSQGCLSRSVRDSALFVDSCRGGAPGEFMPYWRADEPYADLVRRDPKPLRIGLSHQWGPYGTSPEIIAELMRAARFLEGLGHHVEEAQPAIDYEAAFKAQTTCYITNFAQTIALLLEPRGMTRPPEDLVEPMNIRLWAAGIDATYSERTRMQLAFNTASRGFGAFFERFDIILTPTMAKPTPRIGTTEYLTVSDEPDVHAWFANLWGIFAYTPLANLCGIPGLSMPFGRLANGLPMGIQVMGAQGQDGLLLQLAAQVERALGGQWNGGATPAHHVTRG comes from the coding sequence ATGACCCTCGCGATGAGCTGGAGCGAATGGGCGGCGCATGACGGCGTCGCGCTGGCCGACCGCGTCCGCAAGGGCGAGGTCACTCCGGCTGAGCTCGCCGCCCAGGCCGCCGCCGCCATCGCCAGGCTGAACCCCGCCCTCGACGCCGTGGTCGAGGTCTTCGACGACGTCGTCGCCGATCCGCTGAAGGACGGCATGAACGCCGCCGGCCCCTTCGCCGGCGTGCCCTACCTGATGAAGGACCTCGGGCCGACGCTGAAGGGCCGCCGCCAGGAAATGGGCTCGCAGCTCATGCAGGGGAATGTGGCAGCCGCCGACAGCCACCTGACCCGGAAGATCCGCGCCGCCGGCCTCAACCTCATGGGACGCTCGACGACGCCCGAGTTCGGCGTCTGCTCCTCGGCCGAGAACGCCATCTCCGTCACCCGCAATCCCTGGGACACCGCCTACACGACCTGCGGGTCCTCCGCCGGCACGGCGGCCATGGTGGCGGCCGGCGCGCTGCCGCTCTCGCACGGCACCGATGGCGGCGGCTCCATCCGCATCCCCGCCGGCGTCAACGGCCTCATTGGCCTCAAACCCTCGCGCGGCGTCTTCTCCATCGCTCCCGGCGGCTCCGACCTTGCCTCGATCGTCTCGTCGCAGGGCTGCCTGTCGCGCTCCGTCCGCGACAGCGCGCTCTTCGTCGATTCCTGCCGCGGCGGCGCCCCTGGCGAGTTCATGCCCTACTGGCGCGCCGACGAGCCCTATGCCGACCTCGTCCGCCGCGACCCGAAGCCGCTGCGCATTGGCCTCTCCCACCAGTGGGGGCCCTATGGCACCTCGCCGGAGATCATCGCCGAACTCATGCGCGCCGCCCGCTTCCTCGAGGGCCTCGGCCACCATGTCGAGGAGGCCCAGCCCGCCATCGACTACGAGGCAGCCTTCAAGGCGCAGACCACCTGCTACATCACCAACTTCGCCCAGACGATCGCGCTGCTGCTGGAGCCGCGCGGCATGACCCGCCCGCCCGAGGACCTGGTCGAGCCGATGAACATCCGCCTCTGGGCCGCCGGCATCGACGCCACCTATTCCGAGCGCACGCGGATGCAGCTCGCCTTCAACACCGCCTCGCGCGGCTTCGGCGCCTTCTTCGAGCGCTTCGACATCATCCTCACGCCGACCATGGCGAAGCCGACCCCGCGTATCGGCACCACCGAGTATCTGACCGTCAGCGACGAGCCGGACGTGCACGCTTGGTTCGCCAATCTCTGGGGCATCTTCGCCTATACGCCGCTCGCCAATCTCTGCGGCATTCCCGGCCTCTCCATGCCCTTCGGGCGCTTGGCCAACGGCCTGCCCATGGGCATCCAGGTGATGGGCGCGCAGGGCCAGGACGGGCTGCTGCTCCAGCTCGCAGCCCAGGTCGAGCGGGCGCTGGGCGGCCAGTGGAACGGCGGCGCGACGCCCGCCCACCACGTCACCCGCGGCTGA
- a CDS encoding argininosuccinate synthase, producing the protein MAAQKSVKKVVLAYSGGLDTSIILKWLQTTYGCEVVTFTADLGQGEELGPARDKALLLGIKPENIFMDDLRETFVKDYVFPMFRANAMYEGLYLLGTSIARPLIAKRQIEIAEAVGADAVSHGATGKGNDQVRFELSYYALKPDVTVIAPWREWDLSSRTKLIEFAEQHQIPIAKNKRGEAPFSVDANLLHASSEGMVLEDPADEVPDYVYSRTDGPESAPDKPTYITIDFKEGDAVGIDGKALSPATLLTKLNELGKINGIGRLDLVENRFVGMKSRGMYETPGGTILYFAHRAIESITLDRGAAHLKDELMPKYAELIYNGFWFSPEREMLQALIDKSQQFVTGSVRLKLYKGNAIVVGRESPYSLYDKELVTFEEGAVAYDHRDAAGFIKLNALRLRTLAQRKKKLGL; encoded by the coding sequence ATGGCCGCCCAGAAGTCCGTCAAGAAAGTCGTCCTCGCCTATTCCGGCGGACTCGACACCTCCATCATCCTGAAGTGGCTGCAGACCACCTATGGCTGCGAGGTCGTCACCTTCACCGCCGATCTCGGTCAGGGCGAGGAACTGGGACCGGCGCGCGACAAGGCGCTGCTGCTCGGCATCAAGCCCGAGAACATCTTCATGGACGACCTGCGCGAGACCTTCGTGAAGGACTACGTCTTCCCGATGTTCCGTGCCAACGCGATGTATGAGGGCCTCTATCTCCTCGGCACCTCCATCGCCCGCCCGCTCATCGCCAAGCGCCAGATCGAGATCGCCGAGGCCGTCGGCGCCGACGCCGTCTCCCACGGTGCCACCGGCAAGGGCAACGACCAGGTCCGCTTCGAGCTCTCCTACTATGCGCTCAAGCCCGACGTGACGGTCATCGCCCCCTGGCGCGAATGGGACCTGTCGAGCCGCACCAAGCTCATCGAGTTCGCCGAACAGCACCAGATCCCGATCGCCAAGAACAAGCGCGGCGAGGCGCCCTTCTCGGTCGACGCCAACCTGCTCCACGCCTCGTCCGAGGGCATGGTGCTGGAGGATCCCGCCGATGAGGTGCCGGACTACGTCTACTCGCGCACCGACGGCCCGGAGAGCGCGCCGGACAAGCCGACCTACATCACCATCGACTTCAAGGAGGGCGATGCCGTCGGCATCGACGGCAAGGCGCTGTCGCCGGCAACCCTGCTCACCAAGCTCAACGAGCTCGGCAAGATCAACGGCATCGGCCGCCTCGACCTCGTCGAGAACCGCTTCGTCGGCATGAAGTCGCGCGGCATGTACGAGACCCCTGGCGGCACGATCCTCTATTTCGCCCACCGCGCCATCGAGAGCATCACCCTCGACCGCGGCGCGGCGCATCTGAAGGACGAGCTCATGCCGAAATATGCCGAGCTCATCTACAACGGCTTCTGGTTCTCGCCGGAGCGCGAGATGCTGCAGGCCCTCATCGACAAGAGCCAGCAGTTCGTCACCGGCTCGGTGCGGCTGAAGCTTTACAAGGGCAATGCCATCGTGGTCGGCCGCGAGAGCCCCTATTCGCTCTACGACAAGGAACTGGTGACCTTCGAGGAGGGCGCCGTGGCCTATGACCACCGCGATGCCGCCGGCTTCATCAAGCTGAACGCGCTGCGCCTGCGCACCCTCGCCCAGCGCAAGAAGAAGCTCGGCCTCTGA
- a CDS encoding phosphatase PAP2 family protein, whose translation MVRALFLATLLALAVVIAAIAVAPGIDLAVGGWFWTPAAGFWMSEWGLAALLRRVSMWPTIAIGIAALVSILQHIVAPASRQFMSARAALFLFLTVAAAPVLVVNGVFKEVWDRARPVHVTQFGGPWQFTPWWQPGNGRECRTNCSFVSGEASGAAWLAAPVLLAPPAARVPLLAGVAAYTAVISGLRMAFGGHFLSDTLIAILITLLMIAGAYRWFYRRPGAAPEEVWAARLARIGAPLRRLAGRPG comes from the coding sequence TTGGTCCGCGCCCTCTTTCTCGCAACGTTGCTGGCGCTCGCCGTCGTCATTGCGGCAATCGCCGTCGCGCCCGGCATCGACCTTGCGGTCGGCGGCTGGTTCTGGACGCCCGCCGCGGGCTTCTGGATGAGCGAGTGGGGCCTTGCCGCCCTCCTGCGCCGCGTCAGCATGTGGCCGACCATTGCCATCGGCATCGCCGCGCTTGTCTCCATCCTCCAGCACATCGTCGCGCCCGCGAGCCGGCAGTTCATGTCGGCCCGCGCCGCGCTCTTCCTCTTCCTGACCGTCGCCGCCGCACCCGTGCTCGTCGTCAACGGCGTCTTCAAGGAAGTCTGGGATCGGGCCCGCCCCGTGCACGTGACGCAGTTCGGCGGTCCCTGGCAGTTCACGCCCTGGTGGCAGCCGGGCAATGGCCGCGAATGCCGCACCAACTGCTCCTTCGTCTCGGGCGAGGCCTCCGGCGCCGCCTGGCTGGCCGCGCCGGTACTCCTTGCGCCGCCGGCGGCGCGCGTGCCGCTGCTGGCGGGCGTTGCCGCCTACACGGCGGTCATTTCCGGCCTGCGCATGGCCTTTGGCGGCCATTTCCTGTCCGACACGCTCATCGCCATCCTGATCACCCTGCTGATGATCGCCGGGGCCTATCGCTGGTTCTACCGGCGGCCCGGCGCCGCGCCGGAAGAGGTCTGGGCGGCCCGCCTCGCCCGCATCGGCGCGCCGCTCCGGCGGCTTGCCGGGCGGCCGGGTTGA
- a CDS encoding septation protein A, whose translation MTHTEKHQLPPVAKLALEMGPLVLFFLVNSYGDRWFGVATQNRLFLATGIFVVAVLASLAITWTLVRKLPVMPLVSAVVITIFGGLTLILHDELFIKLKPTIVNTLFGGVLVWAGLSGRNVLKLVLDSVFDLTDEGWRLLTWRWAFFFFVLAALNEIVWRTQTTDTWVAFKVWGIMPLTMIFAMAQVPLIMRHDASEADRAS comes from the coding sequence ATGACACATACCGAAAAACACCAACTGCCGCCGGTCGCCAAGCTTGCCCTGGAGATGGGTCCGCTGGTCCTGTTCTTCCTGGTCAATTCCTATGGAGACCGCTGGTTCGGGGTGGCGACGCAGAACCGTCTCTTCCTCGCCACCGGCATCTTCGTCGTCGCCGTCCTTGCCTCGCTGGCCATCACCTGGACGCTCGTCCGCAAGCTGCCCGTCATGCCGCTCGTCTCGGCGGTGGTGATCACCATCTTCGGTGGCCTGACGCTGATCCTCCACGACGAGCTCTTCATCAAGCTCAAGCCGACCATCGTGAACACCCTCTTCGGCGGCGTGCTGGTCTGGGCCGGGCTGAGCGGCCGCAACGTCCTCAAGCTCGTCCTCGACAGTGTCTTCGACCTCACCGACGAGGGCTGGCGCCTGCTCACCTGGCGCTGGGCCTTCTTCTTCTTCGTCCTCGCCGCGCTCAACGAGATCGTCTGGCGCACCCAGACCACCGACACCTGGGTCGCCTTCAAGGTCTGGGGCATCATGCCCCTCACCATGATCTTCGCCATGGCGCAGGTGCCCCTCATCATGCGCCACGACGCCTCGGAGGCCGACCGCGCCTCCTGA
- a CDS encoding fumarylacetoacetate hydrolase family protein yields the protein MLSYVFEPAARPALPVVGTDKLFPVRRVYCVGRNYAAHAREMGGDPTREPPFFFNKAADALQPVPHGVTVDHPYPPKTSNYHFELEMVVALSKGGKDIPVEKALDCVFGYAVGLDMTRRDLQDEAKALKRPWELGKSSDLSGPVGPLYPVSMVGHKGKGPISLTVDGVTKQKADLADMIWSVAEQISFLSTYFEVCPGDVIFSGTPDGVGAVTRGQTMVAAVDGLGEISLKVV from the coding sequence ATCTTGTCCTATGTGTTCGAACCCGCCGCCCGCCCTGCCCTGCCCGTGGTCGGCACCGACAAGCTCTTCCCTGTCCGCCGGGTCTATTGCGTCGGCCGCAACTACGCCGCCCATGCCCGCGAGATGGGCGGTGACCCGACCCGCGAGCCGCCGTTCTTCTTCAACAAGGCCGCCGACGCGCTGCAGCCGGTGCCGCATGGCGTGACCGTCGACCATCCCTATCCGCCGAAGACCTCCAACTATCACTTCGAGCTGGAGATGGTCGTGGCGCTGTCGAAGGGCGGCAAGGACATCCCGGTCGAGAAGGCGCTGGACTGCGTCTTCGGCTATGCCGTCGGCCTCGACATGACCCGCCGCGACCTGCAGGACGAGGCCAAGGCGCTGAAGCGCCCGTGGGAGCTCGGCAAGTCCTCGGACCTGTCGGGCCCGGTCGGCCCGCTCTATCCGGTGTCGATGGTCGGCCATAAGGGCAAGGGCCCGATCTCGCTCACCGTCGATGGCGTCACCAAGCAGAAGGCGGACCTCGCCGACATGATCTGGTCGGTGGCCGAGCAGATCTCCTTCCTGTCGACCTATTTCGAGGTCTGTCCCGGCGACGTGATCTTCTCCGGCACGCCGGACGGCGTCGGTGCGGTGACGCGCGGCCAGACCATGGTCGCCGCCGTGGACGGCCTTGGCGAGATCAGCCTGAAGGTGGTCTGA